In the genome of Chryseobacterium viscerum, one region contains:
- a CDS encoding T9SS type A sorting domain-containing protein — translation ANPIDQTGIMIYPNPVSSILFVKNISKRAKYKIYNAAGQVIGDGILLNNQINVSRLINGVYVIDIDDNGKTVQKKFIKE, via the coding sequence TGCTAATCCAATTGATCAGACAGGTATTATGATTTATCCTAACCCGGTAAGCTCAATATTGTTTGTGAAAAATATCAGCAAGAGAGCTAAATATAAGATCTACAATGCTGCCGGACAGGTAATCGGAGATGGTATCTTACTCAACAACCAAATCAACGTAAGCAGATTGATTAACGGTGTTTATGTAATCGATATCGATGATAACGGTAAAACTGTTCAGAAGAAATTTATTAAAGAATAG